One window of the Drosophila gunungcola strain Sukarami chromosome 3L unlocalized genomic scaffold, Dgunungcola_SK_2 000009F, whole genome shotgun sequence genome contains the following:
- the LOC128259691 gene encoding uncharacterized histidine-rich protein DDB_G0274557 — protein MPPPHHEDRLFGIHFGLSLGGHGHHHHHHHPPPPPPPVHHHHHHGPPPHHHGPPHHHYHHGPPPPHYDHHHYDHHHHGGHFDHHHGPPHGHHHHHHC, from the coding sequence ATGCCGCCACCACACCACGAAGATCGTCTGTTTGGCATTCACTTTGGCCTGAGCTTGGGTGGTCATGGacatcaccaccaccatcaccacccaCCGCCGCCTCCACCGCCggtgcaccaccaccaccaccacggaCCTCCGCCGCACCACCACGGTCCGCCGCACCACCACTATCACCATGGACCGCCACCGCCCCACTACGATCATCATCACTACGATCATCACCATCACGGCGGTCACTTTGATCATCATCATGGCCCGCCGCACggacatcatcatcatcatcactgTTAG